Proteins encoded within one genomic window of Esox lucius isolate fEsoLuc1 chromosome 12, fEsoLuc1.pri, whole genome shotgun sequence:
- the LOC105013949 gene encoding YTH domain-containing family protein 1 isoform X2, protein MSATSIDPQRSKGQASKVQNGSLHQKETIQDNDFEPYLTGQSTQNNSYQSMTDPYLSSYYAPSIGFPYPLSEAPWSTGGDPPIPYLTPYGPLSNGDHHFMPDTVFGQPGGLGSSIYPHRFNFFPENPAFSAWGTSGSQGQQTQSSAYGGSYSYPPSSLGGTLLPDSQTGFHSDTLNKAPGMNSLEQGMVGLKIGGDMAGQGSGVKAVGSAIGGPPATASQQQQGNGGTPAGMPKPTSWAAIASKPAKPQQLKAKAKPGMPSPGGALPPPPIKHNMDIGTWDNKGPINKVSQAPIQQQQEAMNMPLGHPMQNHNPMQNHNPMQNHNPMQNPNPMQNHNPMQAPPQSLMPQQMQPMALQHQPHQQHQPPPQPYQNHNQPPPPQTRWVAPRNRNPGYGQGAAGMDVSGALCAGNGAGPPGSACLIPGGAENHPVLEKLRAVHSYNPREFEWNLKNGRVFIIKSYSEDDIHRSIKYSIWCSTEHGNKRLDGAFRGLNGKGPVYLLFSVNGSGHFCGVAEMRSPVDYGTSVGVWAQDKWKGKFDVDWLFVKDVPNSQLRHIRLENNDNKPVTNSRDTQEVPLEKAKQVLKIIVGYKHTTSIFDDFSHYEKRQEEEEEVRKTFEPPAPIQTRSRLDQERQNRSKQQ, encoded by the exons AACAACAGCTACCAGTCCATGACCGACCCCTACCTGTCCAGCTACTACGCCCCCTCCATCGGCTTCCCTTACCCCCTCAGCGAGGCCCCCTGGTCAACTGGCGGAGACCCCCCCATCCCTTACCTCACCCCCTACGGACCCTTGAGCAATGGCGACCACCACTTCATGCCCGACACCGTCTTTGGCCAGCCCGGTGGCCTGGGCAGCAGCATCTATCCGCACCGCTTTAACTTTTTCCCCGAGAACCCGGCCTTCTCCGCCTGGGGCACCAGCGGGTCTCAGGGCCAGCAGACTCAGAGCTCCGCCTACGGGGGCAGTTACAGCTACCCTCCGAGCTCCCTAGGGGGTACCCTGTTGCCAGACAGTCAGACGGGCTTCCACAGCGACACGCTCAACAAGGCCCCCGGCATGAACAGCCTGGAGCAGGGCATGGTGGGCCTGAAGATCGGTGGGGACATGGCGGGCCAGGGCTCCGGGGTCAAGGCTGTGGGCTCGGCGATCGGTGGACCGCCGGCCACGGCGTCCCAGCAGCAGCAAGGGAACGGTGGCACGCCCGCTGGCATGCCCAAGCCCACCTCCTGGGCAGCCATTGCCAGCAAGCCAGCCAAGCCCCAGCAGCTGAAGGCCAAGGCCAAACCAGGCATGCCCAGCCCCGGGGgagccctccctccccctcccatcAAACACAACATGGACATCGGCACCTGGGACAACAAGGGGCCCATCAATAAAGTGTCCCAGGCCCCCATTCAGCAGCAGCAGGAGGCTATGAACATGCCCCTCGGTCACCCCATGCAGAACCACAACCCCATGCAGAACCACAACCCCATGCAGAACCACAACCCCATGCAGAACCCGAACCCCATGCAGAACCACAACCCCATGCAGGCCCCTCCTCAGTCCCTGATGCCCCAGCAGATGCAGCCTATGGCGTTACAGCACCAGCCTCACCAGCAGCACCAACCCCCTCCCCAGCCTTACCAGAACCACAACCAACCCCCGCCCCCGCAGACGCGTTGGGTGGCCCCGCGCAACCGCAACCCGGGCTACGGGCAGGGAGCAGCAGGCATGGACGTTAGCGGAGCCTTGTGTGCGGGCAATGGCGCCGGCCCGCCCGGCTCCGCCTGCCTGATCCCTGGCGGCGCGGAGAACCACCCGGTGCTTGAGAAGCTGCGCGCGGTCCACAGCTACAACCCGAGGGAGTTTGAATGGAACCTGAAGAACGGCCGTGTGTTCATCATCAAGAGCTACTCCGAGGACGACATCCACCGCTCCATCAAGTACTCAATCTGGTGCAGCACGGAGCACGGCAACAAGCGGCTGGACGGCGCCTTCCGCGGCCTCAACGGCAAGGGGCCCGTCTACCTGCTGTTCAGCGTCAATGGCAGCGGGCACTTCTGCGGCGTGGCTGAGATGCGCTCGCCCGTGGACTACGGCACCAGCGTTGGCGTGTGGGCGCAGGACAAGTGGAAGGGGAAGTTCGACGTGGACTGGCTGTTCGTGAAGGACGTGCCCAACAGCCAGCTGCGCCACATCCGCCTGGAGAACAACGACAACAAGCCGGTGACCAACTCCCGGGACACCCAGGAGGTCCCCCTGGAGAAGGCCAAGCAGGTGCTGAAGATCATCGTGGGCTACAAGCACACCACCTCAATCTTCGACGACTTCTCCCACTACGAGAagaggcaggaggaggaggaagaggtgcGCAAG ACCTTTGAGCCTCCTGCGCCCATCCAGACCCGGTCTCGTCTTGATCAG GAGCGCCAAAACCGGAGTAAACAACAGTAG
- the LOC105013949 gene encoding YTH domain-containing family protein 1 isoform X1, producing the protein MSATSIDPQRSKGQASKVQNGSLHQKETIQDNDFEPYLTGQSTQVRDWPQNNSYQSMTDPYLSSYYAPSIGFPYPLSEAPWSTGGDPPIPYLTPYGPLSNGDHHFMPDTVFGQPGGLGSSIYPHRFNFFPENPAFSAWGTSGSQGQQTQSSAYGGSYSYPPSSLGGTLLPDSQTGFHSDTLNKAPGMNSLEQGMVGLKIGGDMAGQGSGVKAVGSAIGGPPATASQQQQGNGGTPAGMPKPTSWAAIASKPAKPQQLKAKAKPGMPSPGGALPPPPIKHNMDIGTWDNKGPINKVSQAPIQQQQEAMNMPLGHPMQNHNPMQNHNPMQNHNPMQNPNPMQNHNPMQAPPQSLMPQQMQPMALQHQPHQQHQPPPQPYQNHNQPPPPQTRWVAPRNRNPGYGQGAAGMDVSGALCAGNGAGPPGSACLIPGGAENHPVLEKLRAVHSYNPREFEWNLKNGRVFIIKSYSEDDIHRSIKYSIWCSTEHGNKRLDGAFRGLNGKGPVYLLFSVNGSGHFCGVAEMRSPVDYGTSVGVWAQDKWKGKFDVDWLFVKDVPNSQLRHIRLENNDNKPVTNSRDTQEVPLEKAKQVLKIIVGYKHTTSIFDDFSHYEKRQEEEEEVRKTFEPPAPIQTRSRLDQERQNRSKQQ; encoded by the exons AACAACAGCTACCAGTCCATGACCGACCCCTACCTGTCCAGCTACTACGCCCCCTCCATCGGCTTCCCTTACCCCCTCAGCGAGGCCCCCTGGTCAACTGGCGGAGACCCCCCCATCCCTTACCTCACCCCCTACGGACCCTTGAGCAATGGCGACCACCACTTCATGCCCGACACCGTCTTTGGCCAGCCCGGTGGCCTGGGCAGCAGCATCTATCCGCACCGCTTTAACTTTTTCCCCGAGAACCCGGCCTTCTCCGCCTGGGGCACCAGCGGGTCTCAGGGCCAGCAGACTCAGAGCTCCGCCTACGGGGGCAGTTACAGCTACCCTCCGAGCTCCCTAGGGGGTACCCTGTTGCCAGACAGTCAGACGGGCTTCCACAGCGACACGCTCAACAAGGCCCCCGGCATGAACAGCCTGGAGCAGGGCATGGTGGGCCTGAAGATCGGTGGGGACATGGCGGGCCAGGGCTCCGGGGTCAAGGCTGTGGGCTCGGCGATCGGTGGACCGCCGGCCACGGCGTCCCAGCAGCAGCAAGGGAACGGTGGCACGCCCGCTGGCATGCCCAAGCCCACCTCCTGGGCAGCCATTGCCAGCAAGCCAGCCAAGCCCCAGCAGCTGAAGGCCAAGGCCAAACCAGGCATGCCCAGCCCCGGGGgagccctccctccccctcccatcAAACACAACATGGACATCGGCACCTGGGACAACAAGGGGCCCATCAATAAAGTGTCCCAGGCCCCCATTCAGCAGCAGCAGGAGGCTATGAACATGCCCCTCGGTCACCCCATGCAGAACCACAACCCCATGCAGAACCACAACCCCATGCAGAACCACAACCCCATGCAGAACCCGAACCCCATGCAGAACCACAACCCCATGCAGGCCCCTCCTCAGTCCCTGATGCCCCAGCAGATGCAGCCTATGGCGTTACAGCACCAGCCTCACCAGCAGCACCAACCCCCTCCCCAGCCTTACCAGAACCACAACCAACCCCCGCCCCCGCAGACGCGTTGGGTGGCCCCGCGCAACCGCAACCCGGGCTACGGGCAGGGAGCAGCAGGCATGGACGTTAGCGGAGCCTTGTGTGCGGGCAATGGCGCCGGCCCGCCCGGCTCCGCCTGCCTGATCCCTGGCGGCGCGGAGAACCACCCGGTGCTTGAGAAGCTGCGCGCGGTCCACAGCTACAACCCGAGGGAGTTTGAATGGAACCTGAAGAACGGCCGTGTGTTCATCATCAAGAGCTACTCCGAGGACGACATCCACCGCTCCATCAAGTACTCAATCTGGTGCAGCACGGAGCACGGCAACAAGCGGCTGGACGGCGCCTTCCGCGGCCTCAACGGCAAGGGGCCCGTCTACCTGCTGTTCAGCGTCAATGGCAGCGGGCACTTCTGCGGCGTGGCTGAGATGCGCTCGCCCGTGGACTACGGCACCAGCGTTGGCGTGTGGGCGCAGGACAAGTGGAAGGGGAAGTTCGACGTGGACTGGCTGTTCGTGAAGGACGTGCCCAACAGCCAGCTGCGCCACATCCGCCTGGAGAACAACGACAACAAGCCGGTGACCAACTCCCGGGACACCCAGGAGGTCCCCCTGGAGAAGGCCAAGCAGGTGCTGAAGATCATCGTGGGCTACAAGCACACCACCTCAATCTTCGACGACTTCTCCCACTACGAGAagaggcaggaggaggaggaagaggtgcGCAAG ACCTTTGAGCCTCCTGCGCCCATCCAGACCCGGTCTCGTCTTGATCAG GAGCGCCAAAACCGGAGTAAACAACAGTAG